A window of the Gossypium hirsutum isolate 1008001.06 chromosome A05, Gossypium_hirsutum_v2.1, whole genome shotgun sequence genome harbors these coding sequences:
- the LOC107959023 gene encoding serine/threonine-protein phosphatase 6 regulatory subunit 3 isoform X2: MFWQLTALSASSPVDSILDKENFTLEELLDEEEIIQECKALNSRLINFLRDRAQVEQLLQYIVEEPPEDADNKRSFKFPFIACEIFTCEIDVILRTLAEEEELMNLLFSFLEPNRPHSALLAGYFSKVVVCLMLRKTVPLMNYVQVHQDVFCQLVDLIGITSIMEVLVRLVAADDHVYPNFSDVMQWLADSSLLEMIVDKLSPSCAPEVHANAAETLCAITRNVPSALATKLSSPSFVARIFGHALEDSHSKSGLVNSLSVCISLLDPKRSAINSSLMYSFRNQLMYEPPIPVNSETINAMLPQLGDLLMLLSVSSDEKILPTTYGELRPPLGKHRLKIVEFIAVLLRTGNEAAQNELVNSGAIRRVLDLFFEYPYNNALHHHVESIILSCLESKNDAIVDHLLQECDLIGKFLQTDKHQILSSNSNQPTLVAAGKRATRVGNIGHITRISNKLVQLGCSNSCIQACLQENSEWNEWQAKVLQERNAVENVYRWACGRPTSLQDRTRDSDEDDLHDRDYDVAALANNLSQAFRYRMHGNDDIEEQGALDRDDEDVYFDDESAEVVISSLRLGDEQGSLFTNSNWFAFQDDRTGNAPATTSPTDVMTQMNLNGTANGGNSSSDDEVVVGEEDELNENSQSVNSTSTSDVMNEFNNFMSDGDLSPQGEKANATQDMGFFRFETTENELFGDRSLPEWVRWGEYPDLQVGGSSKNPFLDDDSSDVNLPSQTETMVTDVGAPLNGESVLPSGSSDSMDLSEGSEGSDTNQKSPPSVPSLFEEDVEFVGVELEGTEKAMEQALKEGIVGEAGPLKRSSVPKVPEKENPDDDGAGMKEFNDSNYWRVDQEVSVSE, from the exons ATGTTCTGGCAGCTCACAGCTCTATCCGCCTCTTCTCCC GTGGATTCAATATTAGACAAGGAAAACTTTACTTTGGAAGAGCTTCTTGATGAGGAAGAAATAATCCAAGAGTGCAAAGCTTTGAATAGTCGACTCATCAATTT TCTACGAGATAGAGCCCAAGTTGAGCAGTTGTTGCAATATATTGTCGAAGAACCACCAGAGGATGCTGACAACAAACGTTCCTTCAA GTTTCCATTCATTGCCTGTGAGATATTTACATGTGAGATTGATGTCATTTTGAGGACTTTAGCTGAGGAGGAAGAG TTGATGAACTTACTTTTCTCCTTCTTGGAACCGAACCGTCCTCATAGTGCATTGCTAGCTGGTTATTTCAGTAAG GTTGTTGTATGCCTTATGCTACGGAAGACTGTTCCACTTATGAACTACGTTCAA GTGCATCAAGATGTGTTCTGCCAACTGGTTGATTTGATAGGAATCACATCCATCATGGAG GTTTTGGTTCGGTTAGTAGCTGCTGATGATCATGTATATCCAAATTTTTCGGATGTAATGCAATGGTTAGCTGATAGCAGTTTGCTGGAAATGATTGTGGATAAATTGAGTCCATCA TGTGCTCCTGAAGTTCATGCTAATGCGGCAGAAACATTATGTGCAATAACTCGGAATGTGCCATCAGCATTAGCCACAAAACTCTCTAGTCCAAG CTTTGTTGCAAGGATATTTGGTCATGCATTGGAAGATTCACATTCCAAATCTGGCCTTGTAAACTCACTCTCAGTTTGCATCTCATTGTTGGATCCAAAAAGATCAGCAATTAATTCTTCCTTGATGTATTCTTTCCGAAATCAACTTATGTATGAGCCTCCAATCCCTGTAAATTCAGAGACTATCAATGCAATGCTGCCTCAGCTTG GTGACTTGCTCATGCTTTTGAGTGTGTCATCTGACGAGAAAATTTTGCCTACCACGTATGGAGAATTGAGGCCACCTCTCGGGAAGCATCGTCTAAAG ATTGTGGAGTTCATTGCGGTGCTGTTGAGAACTGGAAATGAAGCTGCACAGAATGAATTGGTCAACTCAGGAGCTATTCGACGAGTTCTTGATCTTTTCTTTGA GTACCCATACAACAATGCATTACACCATCATGTGGAGAGTATAATATTATCTTGTTTGGAAAGCAAGAATGATGCTATAGTTGATCATCTTCTTCAAGAATGTGATTTGATTGGGAAATTTCTCCAAACTGACAAACATCAAATTCTTTCCAGTAACAGTAATCAG CCAACTTTAGTTGCTGCTGGAAAACGTGCAACACGGGTTGGGAACATTGGGCACATTACACGTATTTCAAATAAACTTGTACAGTTGGGATGCAGCAACAGCTGCATTCAGGCATGTCTACAG GAAAATAGTGAATGGAATGAATGGCAAGCTAAGGTTCTGCAAGAGCGTAATGCAGTTGAAAATGTTTATAGATGGGCTTGTGG CCGCCCAACATCATTGCAAGACAGAACGAGGGATAGTGATGAAGATGATCTTCATGATAGAGATTATGATGTCGCAGCTTTAGCAAATAACCTAAGCCAGGCTTTCAGATACAGAATGCATGGGAATGATGATATTGAA GAGCAAGGTGCTCTTGATCGAGATGATGAG GATGTATACTTTGATGATGAATCTGCTGAGGTGGTCATATCATCCTTGAGGCTTGGTGATGAACAAGGAAG CCTGTTCACAAATTCCAACTGGTTTGCATTCCAAGATGACAGAACCGGTAATGCACCTGCAACCACGTCGCCCACAGATGTGATGACTCAGATGAACTTGAATGGCACTGCAAATGGTGGTAACAGCAGTAGTGATGATGAAGTGGTAGTTGGAGAGGAAGATGAGTTGAATGAAAACAGCCAGTCAGTGAATAGCACATCTACTTCAGAtgtgatgaatgaatttaacaattttatgaGCGATGGAGACTTGAGTCCACAAGGGGAGAAAGCCAATGCTACTCAAGATATGGGATTCTTCAGGTTTGAGACAACAGAAAACGAGTTGTTTGGAGACAGGTCTTTACCTGAGTGGGTGAGATGGGGAGAATATCCAGACTTGCAAGTAGGTGGTTCAAGCAAGAATCCGTTTCTTGATGATGACAGCTCAGATGTCAACCTACCCAGCCAAACTGAGACAATGGTAACTGATGTTGGCGCCCCCTTAAATGGGGAATCTGTACTTCCAAGTGGTTCCTCAGATTCCATGGATTTAAGTGAAGGATCAGAGGGCAGTGATACAAATCAGAAATCTCCACCATCGGTGCCCTCTTTGTTTGAAGAGGATGTTGAATTTGTAGGTGTGGAATTAGAAGGTACAGAGAAGGCAATGGAACAAGCATTAAAAGAAGGGATAGTTGGGGAAGCAGGGCCGTTGAAGAGGAGCAGTGTTCCAAAGGTACCGGAAAAGGAGAATCCTGATGATGATGGAGCTGGAATGAAGGAGTTTAATGATTCAAACTATTGGAGGGTTGATCAAGAGGTTTCTGTTTCAGAATAA
- the LOC107959023 gene encoding serine/threonine-protein phosphatase 6 regulatory subunit 3 isoform X3 has product MFWQLTALSASSPVDSILDKENFTLEELLDEEEIIQECKALNSRLINFLRDRAQVEQLLQYIVEEPPEDADNKRSFKFPFIACEIFTCEIDVILRTLAEEEELMNLLFSFLEPNRPHSALLAGYFSKVVVCLMLRKTVPLMNYVQQVHQDVFCQLVDLIGITSIMEVLVRLVAADDHVYPNFSDVMQWLADSSLLEMIVDKLSPSCAPEVHANAAETLCAITRNVPSALATKLSSPRIFGHALEDSHSKSGLVNSLSVCISLLDPKRSAINSSLMYSFRNQLMYEPPIPVNSETINAMLPQLGDLLMLLSVSSDEKILPTTYGELRPPLGKHRLKIVEFIAVLLRTGNEAAQNELVNSGAIRRVLDLFFEYPYNNALHHHVESIILSCLESKNDAIVDHLLQECDLIGKFLQTDKHQILSSNSNQPTLVAAGKRATRVGNIGHITRISNKLVQLGCSNSCIQACLQENSEWNEWQAKVLQERNAVENVYRWACGRPTSLQDRTRDSDEDDLHDRDYDVAALANNLSQAFRYRMHGNDDIEEQGALDRDDEDVYFDDESAEVVISSLRLGDEQGSLFTNSNWFAFQDDRTGNAPATTSPTDVMTQMNLNGTANGGNSSSDDEVVVGEEDELNENSQSVNSTSTSDVMNEFNNFMSDGDLSPQGEKANATQDMGFFRFETTENELFGDRSLPEWVRWGEYPDLQVGGSSKNPFLDDDSSDVNLPSQTETMVTDVGAPLNGESVLPSGSSDSMDLSEGSEGSDTNQKSPPSVPSLFEEDVEFVGVELEGTEKAMEQALKEGIVGEAGPLKRSSVPKVPEKENPDDDGAGMKEFNDSNYWRVDQEVSVSE; this is encoded by the exons ATGTTCTGGCAGCTCACAGCTCTATCCGCCTCTTCTCCC GTGGATTCAATATTAGACAAGGAAAACTTTACTTTGGAAGAGCTTCTTGATGAGGAAGAAATAATCCAAGAGTGCAAAGCTTTGAATAGTCGACTCATCAATTT TCTACGAGATAGAGCCCAAGTTGAGCAGTTGTTGCAATATATTGTCGAAGAACCACCAGAGGATGCTGACAACAAACGTTCCTTCAA GTTTCCATTCATTGCCTGTGAGATATTTACATGTGAGATTGATGTCATTTTGAGGACTTTAGCTGAGGAGGAAGAG TTGATGAACTTACTTTTCTCCTTCTTGGAACCGAACCGTCCTCATAGTGCATTGCTAGCTGGTTATTTCAGTAAG GTTGTTGTATGCCTTATGCTACGGAAGACTGTTCCACTTATGAACTACGTTCAA CAGGTGCATCAAGATGTGTTCTGCCAACTGGTTGATTTGATAGGAATCACATCCATCATGGAG GTTTTGGTTCGGTTAGTAGCTGCTGATGATCATGTATATCCAAATTTTTCGGATGTAATGCAATGGTTAGCTGATAGCAGTTTGCTGGAAATGATTGTGGATAAATTGAGTCCATCA TGTGCTCCTGAAGTTCATGCTAATGCGGCAGAAACATTATGTGCAATAACTCGGAATGTGCCATCAGCATTAGCCACAAAACTCTCTAGTCCAAG GATATTTGGTCATGCATTGGAAGATTCACATTCCAAATCTGGCCTTGTAAACTCACTCTCAGTTTGCATCTCATTGTTGGATCCAAAAAGATCAGCAATTAATTCTTCCTTGATGTATTCTTTCCGAAATCAACTTATGTATGAGCCTCCAATCCCTGTAAATTCAGAGACTATCAATGCAATGCTGCCTCAGCTTG GTGACTTGCTCATGCTTTTGAGTGTGTCATCTGACGAGAAAATTTTGCCTACCACGTATGGAGAATTGAGGCCACCTCTCGGGAAGCATCGTCTAAAG ATTGTGGAGTTCATTGCGGTGCTGTTGAGAACTGGAAATGAAGCTGCACAGAATGAATTGGTCAACTCAGGAGCTATTCGACGAGTTCTTGATCTTTTCTTTGA GTACCCATACAACAATGCATTACACCATCATGTGGAGAGTATAATATTATCTTGTTTGGAAAGCAAGAATGATGCTATAGTTGATCATCTTCTTCAAGAATGTGATTTGATTGGGAAATTTCTCCAAACTGACAAACATCAAATTCTTTCCAGTAACAGTAATCAG CCAACTTTAGTTGCTGCTGGAAAACGTGCAACACGGGTTGGGAACATTGGGCACATTACACGTATTTCAAATAAACTTGTACAGTTGGGATGCAGCAACAGCTGCATTCAGGCATGTCTACAG GAAAATAGTGAATGGAATGAATGGCAAGCTAAGGTTCTGCAAGAGCGTAATGCAGTTGAAAATGTTTATAGATGGGCTTGTGG CCGCCCAACATCATTGCAAGACAGAACGAGGGATAGTGATGAAGATGATCTTCATGATAGAGATTATGATGTCGCAGCTTTAGCAAATAACCTAAGCCAGGCTTTCAGATACAGAATGCATGGGAATGATGATATTGAA GAGCAAGGTGCTCTTGATCGAGATGATGAG GATGTATACTTTGATGATGAATCTGCTGAGGTGGTCATATCATCCTTGAGGCTTGGTGATGAACAAGGAAG CCTGTTCACAAATTCCAACTGGTTTGCATTCCAAGATGACAGAACCGGTAATGCACCTGCAACCACGTCGCCCACAGATGTGATGACTCAGATGAACTTGAATGGCACTGCAAATGGTGGTAACAGCAGTAGTGATGATGAAGTGGTAGTTGGAGAGGAAGATGAGTTGAATGAAAACAGCCAGTCAGTGAATAGCACATCTACTTCAGAtgtgatgaatgaatttaacaattttatgaGCGATGGAGACTTGAGTCCACAAGGGGAGAAAGCCAATGCTACTCAAGATATGGGATTCTTCAGGTTTGAGACAACAGAAAACGAGTTGTTTGGAGACAGGTCTTTACCTGAGTGGGTGAGATGGGGAGAATATCCAGACTTGCAAGTAGGTGGTTCAAGCAAGAATCCGTTTCTTGATGATGACAGCTCAGATGTCAACCTACCCAGCCAAACTGAGACAATGGTAACTGATGTTGGCGCCCCCTTAAATGGGGAATCTGTACTTCCAAGTGGTTCCTCAGATTCCATGGATTTAAGTGAAGGATCAGAGGGCAGTGATACAAATCAGAAATCTCCACCATCGGTGCCCTCTTTGTTTGAAGAGGATGTTGAATTTGTAGGTGTGGAATTAGAAGGTACAGAGAAGGCAATGGAACAAGCATTAAAAGAAGGGATAGTTGGGGAAGCAGGGCCGTTGAAGAGGAGCAGTGTTCCAAAGGTACCGGAAAAGGAGAATCCTGATGATGATGGAGCTGGAATGAAGGAGTTTAATGATTCAAACTATTGGAGGGTTGATCAAGAGGTTTCTGTTTCAGAATAA
- the LOC107959023 gene encoding serine/threonine-protein phosphatase 6 regulatory subunit 3 isoform X1: MFWQLTALSASSPVDSILDKENFTLEELLDEEEIIQECKALNSRLINFLRDRAQVEQLLQYIVEEPPEDADNKRSFKFPFIACEIFTCEIDVILRTLAEEEELMNLLFSFLEPNRPHSALLAGYFSKVVVCLMLRKTVPLMNYVQQVHQDVFCQLVDLIGITSIMEVLVRLVAADDHVYPNFSDVMQWLADSSLLEMIVDKLSPSCAPEVHANAAETLCAITRNVPSALATKLSSPSFVARIFGHALEDSHSKSGLVNSLSVCISLLDPKRSAINSSLMYSFRNQLMYEPPIPVNSETINAMLPQLGDLLMLLSVSSDEKILPTTYGELRPPLGKHRLKIVEFIAVLLRTGNEAAQNELVNSGAIRRVLDLFFEYPYNNALHHHVESIILSCLESKNDAIVDHLLQECDLIGKFLQTDKHQILSSNSNQPTLVAAGKRATRVGNIGHITRISNKLVQLGCSNSCIQACLQENSEWNEWQAKVLQERNAVENVYRWACGRPTSLQDRTRDSDEDDLHDRDYDVAALANNLSQAFRYRMHGNDDIEEQGALDRDDEDVYFDDESAEVVISSLRLGDEQGSLFTNSNWFAFQDDRTGNAPATTSPTDVMTQMNLNGTANGGNSSSDDEVVVGEEDELNENSQSVNSTSTSDVMNEFNNFMSDGDLSPQGEKANATQDMGFFRFETTENELFGDRSLPEWVRWGEYPDLQVGGSSKNPFLDDDSSDVNLPSQTETMVTDVGAPLNGESVLPSGSSDSMDLSEGSEGSDTNQKSPPSVPSLFEEDVEFVGVELEGTEKAMEQALKEGIVGEAGPLKRSSVPKVPEKENPDDDGAGMKEFNDSNYWRVDQEVSVSE; encoded by the exons ATGTTCTGGCAGCTCACAGCTCTATCCGCCTCTTCTCCC GTGGATTCAATATTAGACAAGGAAAACTTTACTTTGGAAGAGCTTCTTGATGAGGAAGAAATAATCCAAGAGTGCAAAGCTTTGAATAGTCGACTCATCAATTT TCTACGAGATAGAGCCCAAGTTGAGCAGTTGTTGCAATATATTGTCGAAGAACCACCAGAGGATGCTGACAACAAACGTTCCTTCAA GTTTCCATTCATTGCCTGTGAGATATTTACATGTGAGATTGATGTCATTTTGAGGACTTTAGCTGAGGAGGAAGAG TTGATGAACTTACTTTTCTCCTTCTTGGAACCGAACCGTCCTCATAGTGCATTGCTAGCTGGTTATTTCAGTAAG GTTGTTGTATGCCTTATGCTACGGAAGACTGTTCCACTTATGAACTACGTTCAA CAGGTGCATCAAGATGTGTTCTGCCAACTGGTTGATTTGATAGGAATCACATCCATCATGGAG GTTTTGGTTCGGTTAGTAGCTGCTGATGATCATGTATATCCAAATTTTTCGGATGTAATGCAATGGTTAGCTGATAGCAGTTTGCTGGAAATGATTGTGGATAAATTGAGTCCATCA TGTGCTCCTGAAGTTCATGCTAATGCGGCAGAAACATTATGTGCAATAACTCGGAATGTGCCATCAGCATTAGCCACAAAACTCTCTAGTCCAAG CTTTGTTGCAAGGATATTTGGTCATGCATTGGAAGATTCACATTCCAAATCTGGCCTTGTAAACTCACTCTCAGTTTGCATCTCATTGTTGGATCCAAAAAGATCAGCAATTAATTCTTCCTTGATGTATTCTTTCCGAAATCAACTTATGTATGAGCCTCCAATCCCTGTAAATTCAGAGACTATCAATGCAATGCTGCCTCAGCTTG GTGACTTGCTCATGCTTTTGAGTGTGTCATCTGACGAGAAAATTTTGCCTACCACGTATGGAGAATTGAGGCCACCTCTCGGGAAGCATCGTCTAAAG ATTGTGGAGTTCATTGCGGTGCTGTTGAGAACTGGAAATGAAGCTGCACAGAATGAATTGGTCAACTCAGGAGCTATTCGACGAGTTCTTGATCTTTTCTTTGA GTACCCATACAACAATGCATTACACCATCATGTGGAGAGTATAATATTATCTTGTTTGGAAAGCAAGAATGATGCTATAGTTGATCATCTTCTTCAAGAATGTGATTTGATTGGGAAATTTCTCCAAACTGACAAACATCAAATTCTTTCCAGTAACAGTAATCAG CCAACTTTAGTTGCTGCTGGAAAACGTGCAACACGGGTTGGGAACATTGGGCACATTACACGTATTTCAAATAAACTTGTACAGTTGGGATGCAGCAACAGCTGCATTCAGGCATGTCTACAG GAAAATAGTGAATGGAATGAATGGCAAGCTAAGGTTCTGCAAGAGCGTAATGCAGTTGAAAATGTTTATAGATGGGCTTGTGG CCGCCCAACATCATTGCAAGACAGAACGAGGGATAGTGATGAAGATGATCTTCATGATAGAGATTATGATGTCGCAGCTTTAGCAAATAACCTAAGCCAGGCTTTCAGATACAGAATGCATGGGAATGATGATATTGAA GAGCAAGGTGCTCTTGATCGAGATGATGAG GATGTATACTTTGATGATGAATCTGCTGAGGTGGTCATATCATCCTTGAGGCTTGGTGATGAACAAGGAAG CCTGTTCACAAATTCCAACTGGTTTGCATTCCAAGATGACAGAACCGGTAATGCACCTGCAACCACGTCGCCCACAGATGTGATGACTCAGATGAACTTGAATGGCACTGCAAATGGTGGTAACAGCAGTAGTGATGATGAAGTGGTAGTTGGAGAGGAAGATGAGTTGAATGAAAACAGCCAGTCAGTGAATAGCACATCTACTTCAGAtgtgatgaatgaatttaacaattttatgaGCGATGGAGACTTGAGTCCACAAGGGGAGAAAGCCAATGCTACTCAAGATATGGGATTCTTCAGGTTTGAGACAACAGAAAACGAGTTGTTTGGAGACAGGTCTTTACCTGAGTGGGTGAGATGGGGAGAATATCCAGACTTGCAAGTAGGTGGTTCAAGCAAGAATCCGTTTCTTGATGATGACAGCTCAGATGTCAACCTACCCAGCCAAACTGAGACAATGGTAACTGATGTTGGCGCCCCCTTAAATGGGGAATCTGTACTTCCAAGTGGTTCCTCAGATTCCATGGATTTAAGTGAAGGATCAGAGGGCAGTGATACAAATCAGAAATCTCCACCATCGGTGCCCTCTTTGTTTGAAGAGGATGTTGAATTTGTAGGTGTGGAATTAGAAGGTACAGAGAAGGCAATGGAACAAGCATTAAAAGAAGGGATAGTTGGGGAAGCAGGGCCGTTGAAGAGGAGCAGTGTTCCAAAGGTACCGGAAAAGGAGAATCCTGATGATGATGGAGCTGGAATGAAGGAGTTTAATGATTCAAACTATTGGAGGGTTGATCAAGAGGTTTCTGTTTCAGAATAA
- the LOC107959023 gene encoding serine/threonine-protein phosphatase 6 regulatory subunit 3 isoform X4, whose translation MNLLFSFLEPNRPHSALLAGYFSKVVVCLMLRKTVPLMNYVQQVHQDVFCQLVDLIGITSIMEVLVRLVAADDHVYPNFSDVMQWLADSSLLEMIVDKLSPSCAPEVHANAAETLCAITRNVPSALATKLSSPSFVARIFGHALEDSHSKSGLVNSLSVCISLLDPKRSAINSSLMYSFRNQLMYEPPIPVNSETINAMLPQLGDLLMLLSVSSDEKILPTTYGELRPPLGKHRLKIVEFIAVLLRTGNEAAQNELVNSGAIRRVLDLFFEYPYNNALHHHVESIILSCLESKNDAIVDHLLQECDLIGKFLQTDKHQILSSNSNQPTLVAAGKRATRVGNIGHITRISNKLVQLGCSNSCIQACLQENSEWNEWQAKVLQERNAVENVYRWACGRPTSLQDRTRDSDEDDLHDRDYDVAALANNLSQAFRYRMHGNDDIEEQGALDRDDEDVYFDDESAEVVISSLRLGDEQGSLFTNSNWFAFQDDRTGNAPATTSPTDVMTQMNLNGTANGGNSSSDDEVVVGEEDELNENSQSVNSTSTSDVMNEFNNFMSDGDLSPQGEKANATQDMGFFRFETTENELFGDRSLPEWVRWGEYPDLQVGGSSKNPFLDDDSSDVNLPSQTETMVTDVGAPLNGESVLPSGSSDSMDLSEGSEGSDTNQKSPPSVPSLFEEDVEFVGVELEGTEKAMEQALKEGIVGEAGPLKRSSVPKVPEKENPDDDGAGMKEFNDSNYWRVDQEVSVSE comes from the exons ATGAACTTACTTTTCTCCTTCTTGGAACCGAACCGTCCTCATAGTGCATTGCTAGCTGGTTATTTCAGTAAG GTTGTTGTATGCCTTATGCTACGGAAGACTGTTCCACTTATGAACTACGTTCAA CAGGTGCATCAAGATGTGTTCTGCCAACTGGTTGATTTGATAGGAATCACATCCATCATGGAG GTTTTGGTTCGGTTAGTAGCTGCTGATGATCATGTATATCCAAATTTTTCGGATGTAATGCAATGGTTAGCTGATAGCAGTTTGCTGGAAATGATTGTGGATAAATTGAGTCCATCA TGTGCTCCTGAAGTTCATGCTAATGCGGCAGAAACATTATGTGCAATAACTCGGAATGTGCCATCAGCATTAGCCACAAAACTCTCTAGTCCAAG CTTTGTTGCAAGGATATTTGGTCATGCATTGGAAGATTCACATTCCAAATCTGGCCTTGTAAACTCACTCTCAGTTTGCATCTCATTGTTGGATCCAAAAAGATCAGCAATTAATTCTTCCTTGATGTATTCTTTCCGAAATCAACTTATGTATGAGCCTCCAATCCCTGTAAATTCAGAGACTATCAATGCAATGCTGCCTCAGCTTG GTGACTTGCTCATGCTTTTGAGTGTGTCATCTGACGAGAAAATTTTGCCTACCACGTATGGAGAATTGAGGCCACCTCTCGGGAAGCATCGTCTAAAG ATTGTGGAGTTCATTGCGGTGCTGTTGAGAACTGGAAATGAAGCTGCACAGAATGAATTGGTCAACTCAGGAGCTATTCGACGAGTTCTTGATCTTTTCTTTGA GTACCCATACAACAATGCATTACACCATCATGTGGAGAGTATAATATTATCTTGTTTGGAAAGCAAGAATGATGCTATAGTTGATCATCTTCTTCAAGAATGTGATTTGATTGGGAAATTTCTCCAAACTGACAAACATCAAATTCTTTCCAGTAACAGTAATCAG CCAACTTTAGTTGCTGCTGGAAAACGTGCAACACGGGTTGGGAACATTGGGCACATTACACGTATTTCAAATAAACTTGTACAGTTGGGATGCAGCAACAGCTGCATTCAGGCATGTCTACAG GAAAATAGTGAATGGAATGAATGGCAAGCTAAGGTTCTGCAAGAGCGTAATGCAGTTGAAAATGTTTATAGATGGGCTTGTGG CCGCCCAACATCATTGCAAGACAGAACGAGGGATAGTGATGAAGATGATCTTCATGATAGAGATTATGATGTCGCAGCTTTAGCAAATAACCTAAGCCAGGCTTTCAGATACAGAATGCATGGGAATGATGATATTGAA GAGCAAGGTGCTCTTGATCGAGATGATGAG GATGTATACTTTGATGATGAATCTGCTGAGGTGGTCATATCATCCTTGAGGCTTGGTGATGAACAAGGAAG CCTGTTCACAAATTCCAACTGGTTTGCATTCCAAGATGACAGAACCGGTAATGCACCTGCAACCACGTCGCCCACAGATGTGATGACTCAGATGAACTTGAATGGCACTGCAAATGGTGGTAACAGCAGTAGTGATGATGAAGTGGTAGTTGGAGAGGAAGATGAGTTGAATGAAAACAGCCAGTCAGTGAATAGCACATCTACTTCAGAtgtgatgaatgaatttaacaattttatgaGCGATGGAGACTTGAGTCCACAAGGGGAGAAAGCCAATGCTACTCAAGATATGGGATTCTTCAGGTTTGAGACAACAGAAAACGAGTTGTTTGGAGACAGGTCTTTACCTGAGTGGGTGAGATGGGGAGAATATCCAGACTTGCAAGTAGGTGGTTCAAGCAAGAATCCGTTTCTTGATGATGACAGCTCAGATGTCAACCTACCCAGCCAAACTGAGACAATGGTAACTGATGTTGGCGCCCCCTTAAATGGGGAATCTGTACTTCCAAGTGGTTCCTCAGATTCCATGGATTTAAGTGAAGGATCAGAGGGCAGTGATACAAATCAGAAATCTCCACCATCGGTGCCCTCTTTGTTTGAAGAGGATGTTGAATTTGTAGGTGTGGAATTAGAAGGTACAGAGAAGGCAATGGAACAAGCATTAAAAGAAGGGATAGTTGGGGAAGCAGGGCCGTTGAAGAGGAGCAGTGTTCCAAAGGTACCGGAAAAGGAGAATCCTGATGATGATGGAGCTGGAATGAAGGAGTTTAATGATTCAAACTATTGGAGGGTTGATCAAGAGGTTTCTGTTTCAGAATAA